A portion of the Mustela erminea isolate mMusErm1 chromosome 19, mMusErm1.Pri, whole genome shotgun sequence genome contains these proteins:
- the SDR42E1 gene encoding short-chain dehydrogenase/reductase family 42E member 1 has protein sequence MDFQKSPKETVLITGGGGYFGFRLGCALSQKGFHVILFDISSPLHSIPEGIKFIRGDIRHLSAVEKAFEDVDVTCVFHVASYGMSGREQLNRSLIEEVNVGGTDNILQVCRRRGVPRFVYTSTFNVVFGGQVIRNGDESLPYLPLHLHPDHYSRTKSIAEKKVLEANGTSLVRSDGVLRTCALRPAGIYGPGEQRHLPRIVSYIERGLFKFVYGDPGSLVEFVHVDNLVRAHILASEALKAGKGHIASGQPYFISDGRPVNNFEFFRPLVEGLGYPFPSVRLPLTLIYCFAFLTEVVHTILGQLYNFQPFLTRAEVYKTGITHYFSLEKAKKELGYEAQPFDLQEVVEWFKARGHGRSPGNRDSECLLWDWLMVLLLALAFLTWLPTSVVLSL, from the exons ATGGACTTCCAAAAATCCCCAAAGGAAACTGTCCTCATTACCGGAGGAGGTGGCTATTTTGGTTTCCG CCTGGGCTGTGCTCTGAGCCAGAAAGGATTCCATGTGATTCTGTTTGACATCAGCAGCCCCCTTCATTCCATTCCCGAAGGAATCAAGTTTATCCGTGGAGACATTCGCCACCTCTCTGCCGTGGAGAAAGCCTTCGAGGATGTGGATGTCACGTGTGTGTTCCATGTTGCCTCTTACGGCATGTCCGGGCGGGAGCAGCTGAATCGGAGCCTGATTGAAGAAGTCAACGTTGGGGGCACAGACAACATCCTCCAGGTCTGCAGGAGGAGAGGGGTACCAAGATTCGTTTACACCAGCACTTTCAATGTTGTCTTTGGAGGTCAAGTTATCAGAAATGGAGATGAGTCTCTGCCCTACCTACCTCTTCACCTCCATCCCGATCACTACTCTCGGACCAAATCTATTGCAGAGAAGAAGGTGCTGGAGGCCAATGGTACCAGCCTGGTCAGAAGTGATGGCGTCTTACGAACCTGTGCTCTGCGGCCGGCTGGCATCTATGGGCCTGGAGAACAGAGGCACCTTCCCAGGATAGTGAGCTACATCGAGAGGGGTCTGTTCAAGTTTGTGTATGGGGATCCTGGGAGCCTGGTTGAATTTGTCCATGTGGATAACTTGGTACGGGCTCATATTCTGGCCTCAGAGGCTCTGAAAGCTGGCAAGGGCCACATTGCCTCTGGGCAGCCCTACTTCATTTCAGATGGCAGGCCCGTGAACAACTTCGAGTTCTTCCGGCCTTTGGTTGAGGGCCTAGGCTACCCATTCCCATCTGTCCGCCTGCCGCTGACCCTCATCTACTGCTTTGCATTCCTGACAGAAGTGGTTCACACCATCTTAGGTCAACTCTACAACTTCCAGCCCTTCCTCACCCGCGCAGAAGTTTACAAAACTGGCATCACACATTACTTTAGCCTAGAGAAGGCCAAGAAGGAGCTCGGTTACGAGGCTCAGCCATTTGACCTCCAGGAAGTAGTAGAATGGTTTAAAGCCCGTGGTCATGGCAGAAGTCCTGGGAATCGTGactctgaatgtcttctttgggacTGGCTGATGGTCTTACTCTTGGCTCTAGCATTTCTCACATGGCTGCCTACCTCTGTGGTTCTGTCACTGTGA